A single region of the Syntrophotaleaceae bacterium genome encodes:
- a CDS encoding TonB-dependent receptor, with protein sequence MKLRTTGECEILPFWRFMAAALLCLAPSTALSQEGVFNLGTVEVVGTGDETPSAALTEQVSSEEMRQFNREDVAEALDLLPGVHLSRIGARNESAVYVRGFDIRRVPLFLDGIPIYVPYDGYPDLRRFTTFDLSQIVLSKGFASVLYGPNTMGGAINLVSKRPEKAFEGNMGAGIASGDSYQAYLNLGTNQDWWYLQAGGSWYELDYFRLSDNFDETVAEDGGRRENSYQEDYKYNVKIGLTPRGDDEYAFSYIKQRGKKGTPPYAGDDPSERIRYWRWPYWEKESFYFNTRTRIAEKSYVKSRLYYDNYENSLYSYDDADYDTITRPYAFRSDYDDHTYGGSVEAGTELIPRNYLKLAFHYKRDVHKEHNLPNPYQRFEDEIFSIGVENTVTFTPKLKMVVGLSYDSLETLDAENLIGGELVDFENKEKIDSWNPQIGFFYDLTETATVYATAAHKTRQATIKDKYSYRLGRAIPNPDLDPEKAINYQLGYRDLFWGRIALDTAVFYSHIKDFIQLATITNPADPTTTIEQNQNIGKVDQYGFEIGLSGEVFDFLTAGINYTFLERDNRSNDDELTNTPNHKLFTFLRYHPLTWLTLQTDLTYYSKSYSSSNGVRVAEEFAVVNAKAEVEPLQNLIVEAGINNLFDADYAYDEGYPEPGINFFTNIRYRF encoded by the coding sequence ATGAAACTTCGCACAACCGGAGAATGCGAAATTTTGCCGTTTTGGCGCTTTATGGCCGCGGCGCTTCTTTGCCTGGCCCCGTCGACGGCCCTTTCGCAGGAGGGGGTATTCAATCTCGGAACTGTGGAGGTTGTAGGCACAGGAGACGAAACACCGAGCGCAGCACTGACCGAGCAGGTATCCTCCGAGGAGATGCGCCAGTTCAACAGGGAGGATGTAGCCGAGGCCCTCGACCTGCTGCCGGGGGTGCATCTCAGCAGAATCGGAGCCCGCAATGAAAGCGCCGTCTACGTCAGGGGGTTCGACATCCGCCGCGTACCGCTTTTCCTGGACGGCATCCCCATCTACGTGCCCTACGACGGCTACCCTGACCTGCGCCGTTTCACCACCTTCGACCTCTCCCAGATCGTGCTTTCCAAGGGATTCGCCTCGGTGCTCTACGGCCCCAATACCATGGGCGGCGCCATCAATCTGGTATCAAAACGCCCGGAAAAAGCCTTCGAGGGTAACATGGGCGCCGGAATCGCATCCGGCGACAGCTATCAGGCCTACCTCAATCTCGGCACCAACCAGGACTGGTGGTACCTGCAGGCCGGCGGTTCCTGGTACGAACTGGACTATTTTCGTCTGTCGGACAATTTTGATGAAACTGTCGCCGAGGATGGCGGCCGCCGGGAAAATTCCTATCAGGAGGATTACAAGTACAACGTCAAGATCGGCCTGACGCCTCGGGGTGACGATGAATATGCGTTCAGCTACATCAAACAGCGTGGGAAAAAAGGCACACCGCCCTATGCCGGCGACGATCCCTCTGAGAGAATCCGCTACTGGCGCTGGCCTTATTGGGAAAAGGAAAGCTTTTATTTCAACACCCGCACCCGTATCGCCGAAAAATCATACGTCAAATCCAGACTGTACTATGACAACTATGAAAACTCCCTGTACAGCTACGATGATGCGGATTACGACACCATCACCCGGCCCTACGCCTTTCGCAGCGACTATGACGATCACACCTATGGCGGGTCCGTAGAAGCCGGCACCGAGCTGATCCCCCGCAACTATCTGAAACTCGCTTTTCACTACAAGCGGGACGTGCACAAGGAGCACAACCTGCCCAACCCTTATCAGCGCTTCGAAGATGAAATCTTCTCCATCGGGGTCGAGAACACCGTCACCTTTACGCCAAAGCTGAAAATGGTGGTGGGATTGAGTTACGACTCCCTGGAAACTCTCGACGCGGAAAACCTGATCGGCGGTGAACTGGTCGATTTTGAAAATAAGGAGAAAATTGATTCCTGGAATCCGCAGATCGGCTTCTTCTACGATCTGACCGAAACCGCCACTGTCTACGCCACCGCCGCCCACAAAACGCGGCAGGCCACCATCAAGGACAAATATTCCTATCGATTGGGAAGGGCTATTCCCAATCCGGATCTGGATCCCGAAAAAGCCATCAACTACCAGCTCGGCTATCGGGACCTGTTTTGGGGACGGATTGCCCTGGATACGGCCGTTTTCTACAGTCACATCAAGGATTTCATTCAGCTCGCCACAATCACCAATCCGGCTGATCCCACGACAACCATCGAGCAGAACCAGAATATCGGGAAAGTCGACCAGTACGGATTCGAAATCGGCCTGAGCGGAGAAGTGTTCGATTTCCTGACCGCCGGCATCAACTACACCTTTCTCGAGCGGGACAATCGCAGCAATGACGATGAATTGACCAACACCCCCAACCACAAGCTGTTCACTTTCCTCCGATACCATCCCTTGACCTGGCTCACTCTGCAGACCGATCTCACCTACTATTCCAAGTCCTACAGCTCCTCGAACGGGGTCAGGGTCGCCGAAGAATTTGCCGTGGTCAACGCCAAGGCGGAAGTTGAGCCGTTGCAGAACCTGATCGTGGAAGCCGGAATCAATAATCTGTTCGACGCCGACTACGCCTATGACGAAGGCTATCCGGAGCCGGGCATCAACTTTTTCACCAATATCCGGTACCGCTTCTGA
- a CDS encoding methyltransferase domain-containing protein: MDIRTIDWNKVWQEHLARPFDAQQVKEYWDRRAAGFSRPESQGPYIEQFLQLLSLQPDWRVLDVGCGTGALALPLAARVAGVTALDISAAMLDRLQSICRQQGITNIHPVRASWTDDWQERNITPHEVVIASRSVIVPDLRHAIETLNRFALHRAYISVPAGDGPFDPDLFQAIGRPCRRGADYIYVYNLLYQLGLHASISFISYVEDRSFSDLESATAAAGNKLGNLLPSEKTALQQYVARNYECREGRWQHRSPRTVRWAVMSWDSPGKRF, from the coding sequence ATGGATATCCGCACCATTGATTGGAACAAGGTCTGGCAGGAGCACCTCGCCCGGCCCTTCGATGCGCAACAGGTTAAGGAATACTGGGACCGTCGGGCCGCCGGCTTTTCCCGACCGGAAAGCCAGGGTCCCTATATCGAACAGTTCCTGCAGCTGCTGTCACTGCAACCCGACTGGCGGGTCCTCGATGTCGGTTGCGGTACCGGCGCACTTGCCCTTCCCCTTGCCGCACGTGTCGCAGGAGTCACCGCTCTTGACATCTCTGCGGCAATGCTCGATCGCCTGCAGTCCATCTGCCGGCAGCAGGGAATCACGAACATCCATCCGGTCCGAGCTTCCTGGACTGATGATTGGCAGGAGCGGAACATCACGCCCCACGAGGTGGTCATCGCCTCACGCTCGGTGATCGTCCCCGACCTTCGCCACGCCATAGAAACTCTCAACCGGTTCGCCCTGCATCGCGCCTACATCTCGGTGCCCGCCGGCGACGGCCCCTTCGATCCGGATCTGTTCCAGGCTATCGGCCGGCCCTGCCGCCGGGGAGCGGACTACATCTACGTCTACAATCTGCTGTATCAACTGGGCCTGCACGCCAGCATCTCTTTTATTTCCTATGTCGAGGACAGGAGCTTTTCCGACCTGGAATCCGCAACCGCCGCAGCTGGAAACAAACTGGGAAATCTCCTGCCCAGCGAGAAAACCGCTTTACAGCAATACGTCGCGCGAAATTATGAGTGCCGGGAAGGACGCTGGCAGCACCGGTCGCCGCGCACAGTCCGCTGGGCCGTCATGTCGTGGGACTCACCCGGAAAGCGATTCTAG
- the purT gene encoding formate-dependent phosphoribosylglycinamide formyltransferase, producing the protein MIGTPLKKTATRILLLGCGELGKEVVIEAQRFGIEVIAVDRYADAPAMQVAHRSHVANMLDRERIESIIRQEKPDFIVPEIEAIHTACLLDLEKEGFTVIPTARAANLTMNREGIRRLAAEELKLPTAGYLFASTLEEFRGGVARIGLPCVVKPIMSSSGKGQSTVHDQAGIDKAWDYARAGSRGTADKVIIEEFIPFDYEITLLTVRHAGGTSFCPPIGHIQKGGDYQESWQPMPMSPAALEEAKRQAEAVTGALGGRGIFGVEFFIKGDQVYFSEVSPRPHDTGMVTMVSQNMSEFELHVRAILGLPVPEIELLAPGASYVVLAAEQAEEVVFEGLEQALAGPGTKVRLFGKPDARPGRRMGVALAVGETLEQARERAMDAAKAIKVKPV; encoded by the coding sequence ATGATCGGAACTCCATTGAAAAAAACCGCCACCCGCATCCTGCTGCTCGGCTGTGGTGAACTGGGCAAGGAAGTGGTCATCGAAGCCCAGCGTTTCGGCATCGAGGTTATCGCCGTCGACCGCTACGCCGATGCCCCGGCCATGCAGGTTGCTCATCGCAGCCATGTGGCCAACATGTTGGACCGGGAAAGGATTGAATCGATTATCCGCCAGGAAAAGCCCGATTTCATCGTCCCGGAAATCGAGGCGATCCACACCGCCTGTCTGCTCGACCTGGAAAAAGAGGGCTTTACCGTCATCCCCACGGCGAGGGCGGCCAATCTAACCATGAACCGCGAGGGGATTCGCCGCCTGGCCGCCGAAGAGCTGAAACTGCCGACGGCCGGCTATCTGTTTGCCTCCACTCTGGAGGAGTTCCGTGGAGGGGTTGCCCGCATCGGTTTGCCCTGCGTGGTCAAACCGATCATGAGCTCCTCGGGCAAAGGCCAGAGCACCGTCCACGACCAGGCCGGCATCGACAAGGCCTGGGACTATGCGCGGGCCGGTTCCCGGGGGACGGCCGACAAGGTCATCATCGAGGAATTCATCCCCTTCGACTATGAAATCACCCTGCTGACCGTGCGCCACGCCGGCGGCACCAGCTTCTGCCCGCCCATCGGCCATATCCAGAAAGGCGGCGACTACCAGGAATCGTGGCAGCCGATGCCCATGTCGCCGGCAGCCCTGGAGGAAGCCAAACGCCAGGCAGAGGCGGTGACCGGCGCTCTCGGCGGCCGCGGCATCTTCGGTGTTGAATTCTTCATCAAGGGGGATCAGGTCTATTTCAGCGAGGTCTCTCCCCGCCCCCACGACACCGGCATGGTGACCATGGTGTCCCAGAACATGTCCGAGTTCGAACTCCATGTGCGGGCGATTCTCGGCCTGCCTGTCCCGGAGATAGAACTGCTCGCGCCCGGCGCCTCCTATGTGGTGCTGGCGGCGGAACAGGCCGAGGAGGTAGTGTTCGAAGGTCTCGAACAGGCCCTGGCCGGACCCGGCACCAAAGTGCGTCTTTTCGGCAAGCCCGATGCCCGTCCCGGCCGCCGCATGGGGGTCGCGCTGGCCGTCGGGGAAACGCTGGAACAGGCCCGGGAACGGGCCATGGATGCTGCCAAAGCGATCAAAGTGAAACCAGTCTGA
- a CDS encoding PP2C family protein-serine/threonine phosphatase has translation MPEKILLAQQETETSCLLYNFLRDEGYLVLKAANLPDTGRLLQELPDLLLLDTDLALQNSPQDWSELSHNVQRNKVSCLLFSSGRRQPAGIAPLAPWADDMILEPVDRREVLFKIASQLTIRRLTYEAEMANRALLEKQKELEAYQRSAADIQKSLLPGDIPDLPNLHFAWRFLPCEKVGGDLFNIMRVADDTVMTYLLDVSGHGISSAMVTVAVYQSLSPFFGRIIKQPIADPPYFRLLSPGEVLQQLEKEYPYDRFGKIFTISYALINTRTGMVRYSNAGHPSPLLTRRNGSSEILGAGGSIIGTGCSGPFETGNILLQPGDRLYLYSDGIIEHSDGKGNQFGQKRLYRKLESLRKLSVEACCDKVIESLCDFGQGAPIRDDVTMLGIEFLGEDDLRTN, from the coding sequence ATGCCTGAAAAAATTTTGCTGGCCCAACAAGAGACCGAAACCTCCTGCCTCCTCTACAACTTTCTACGGGATGAAGGTTATCTGGTCCTCAAGGCTGCCAACCTGCCAGATACAGGCCGCCTTCTGCAGGAACTGCCCGACCTGCTCCTGCTCGACACCGACCTGGCCCTGCAGAATTCTCCTCAGGACTGGTCGGAACTGAGTCACAATGTTCAACGGAACAAGGTGAGCTGCCTGCTTTTTTCCTCCGGACGGAGGCAACCAGCGGGGATTGCACCTCTTGCTCCCTGGGCGGACGATATGATCCTGGAGCCGGTCGACCGCCGGGAGGTTTTGTTCAAGATCGCCTCCCAACTGACCATCCGCCGCCTGACTTATGAAGCGGAGATGGCGAACAGGGCGCTGCTCGAAAAACAGAAGGAACTCGAAGCCTACCAGCGCTCGGCCGCGGACATTCAGAAATCGCTGCTGCCCGGGGACATTCCCGATCTGCCCAACCTGCATTTTGCCTGGCGTTTCCTCCCCTGCGAAAAGGTGGGCGGAGACCTGTTTAACATCATGAGGGTTGCCGACGACACAGTCATGACCTATCTGCTCGACGTCAGCGGCCACGGCATCTCTTCAGCCATGGTGACCGTTGCCGTCTACCAGAGCCTCTCCCCCTTTTTCGGCCGGATCATCAAACAGCCGATCGCCGACCCACCCTATTTTCGCCTCCTGTCTCCGGGAGAGGTCCTGCAGCAACTGGAAAAGGAATATCCCTATGACCGTTTCGGCAAAATTTTCACTATCAGCTATGCCCTGATCAACACCCGGACCGGGATGGTTCGCTACAGTAATGCCGGCCATCCCAGTCCGCTGCTGACGCGCCGGAACGGTTCGAGCGAAATTCTCGGCGCCGGCGGCTCCATCATCGGAACCGGCTGCTCGGGTCCGTTCGAGACGGGAAACATTCTGCTTCAACCGGGCGACCGCCTCTACCTCTATTCGGATGGGATCATCGAGCATAGCGACGGGAAGGGGAACCAGTTCGGGCAGAAACGCCTTTATCGCAAACTGGAAAGTTTGCGCAAGCTGTCGGTGGAAGCCTGCTGCGACAAGGTGATCGAGTCTCTGTGCGATTTCGGCCAGGGGGCTCCAATCCGGGATGACGTCACCATGCTGGGGATCGAATTTCTGGGAGAAGACGATCTGCGGACCAATTGA
- a CDS encoding TlyA family RNA methyltransferase, giving the protein MKIPCATLWACQFLFFPATLVSLRYMKKKERLDKLMVERGLVPSRERARSLILAGKVLVEEQVVDKAGTAVEEDRDIRLKGEDIPYVSRGGLKLEKALDVFGVAVAGRTAIDVGASTGGFTDCLLQRGVVRIFAVDVGYGQLAWKLRQDPRVVNLERTNIRHLTAERLPERPSLAVIDASFISLDKVLPPTLTLLTDEADIIALIKPQFEVGRGEVGKGGVVRDAEKHEAVLQRIRNLAADLGCRVLGETESPILGPKGNREFLIWLKVLPSEREPS; this is encoded by the coding sequence GTGAAAATACCCTGTGCTACCCTGTGGGCCTGTCAATTTCTGTTCTTTCCAGCCACACTCGTGTCTCTGCGCTATATGAAAAAAAAGGAACGGCTCGACAAGCTGATGGTGGAGCGTGGCCTGGTACCATCCCGCGAACGGGCCCGCAGTCTGATTCTCGCCGGCAAGGTGCTGGTTGAAGAGCAGGTGGTGGACAAGGCGGGAACTGCCGTGGAAGAGGACCGCGACATTCGCCTGAAAGGCGAAGATATCCCCTACGTTTCCCGTGGCGGCCTGAAACTTGAAAAAGCCCTGGATGTCTTCGGGGTTGCGGTGGCAGGCAGGACTGCAATCGATGTCGGGGCCTCCACCGGTGGTTTTACCGACTGTCTTTTGCAGCGCGGAGTTGTCAGGATTTTTGCCGTGGATGTGGGCTACGGACAACTGGCCTGGAAACTTCGCCAGGACCCCCGTGTTGTCAACCTGGAGCGGACCAACATCCGCCATCTGACCGCGGAGCGGTTGCCCGAACGGCCCTCTCTGGCCGTCATCGATGCTTCCTTTATTTCTCTGGACAAGGTTCTGCCGCCCACTCTGACTCTGCTGACCGATGAGGCGGACATCATCGCACTGATAAAGCCGCAGTTCGAGGTCGGCCGCGGAGAGGTGGGCAAGGGAGGCGTGGTGCGGGATGCCGAAAAGCACGAGGCCGTGCTGCAGCGTATCCGGAATCTGGCGGCAGATTTGGGATGCAGGGTTCTCGGCGAAACCGAAAGTCCGATTCTGGGGCCCAAAGGCAACCGGGAGTTTCTGATCTGGCTCAAAGTCCTGCCTTCTGAGAGGGAGCCGTCTTGA
- a CDS encoding SAM-dependent methyltransferase, with amino-acid sequence MNKVWFIGAGPGDPELLTLAGARRLEGCKTVYAFPPFDETFAERLAGKAICNPYGYRFSELVQILEGQLSEGDVAFLVPGDLTFFCPFQALVEVFGKKAEVLPGVGTVNAAAAAMKRTLNLSGSCSRTVIVSTRTLEEAEGAPRLEELAGPGVTLVIYMNHHPLPELVARLRSGYGCNVPIALVHRLGFPGEQLVRGHLDDIEAEAKKYDFFSEPGGKGRSALTLVIVGETLTAPAGSDWWDDRSRDVRKVLEENLQDGMNRDIQDIQD; translated from the coding sequence TTGAACAAAGTCTGGTTTATCGGTGCAGGGCCGGGGGATCCCGAGCTTCTGACCTTGGCCGGGGCCCGGCGCCTGGAGGGTTGCAAAACGGTTTACGCGTTCCCTCCTTTCGATGAGACTTTCGCCGAGCGGCTGGCCGGCAAGGCGATCTGCAACCCCTACGGCTACCGGTTCTCGGAGCTGGTGCAGATTCTCGAAGGACAGCTGTCAGAAGGGGATGTGGCCTTTCTGGTGCCCGGTGACCTGACATTTTTCTGCCCCTTTCAGGCTCTGGTCGAGGTGTTTGGGAAAAAAGCCGAAGTTCTGCCCGGGGTCGGCACGGTCAATGCCGCCGCGGCAGCGATGAAGCGCACGCTGAACCTCTCCGGCAGCTGCAGCCGCACAGTCATCGTGTCGACCCGCACCCTGGAGGAGGCCGAAGGGGCTCCCCGCCTGGAGGAACTGGCCGGTCCGGGGGTCACCCTGGTGATCTACATGAATCACCACCCCTTGCCGGAGCTGGTCGCCCGACTCCGATCCGGATATGGCTGCAACGTTCCGATCGCCCTGGTGCACCGCCTCGGTTTTCCCGGCGAGCAACTGGTGCGGGGTCATCTCGACGATATCGAGGCCGAGGCCAAAAAGTACGACTTTTTTTCCGAACCCGGGGGGAAGGGACGATCTGCCCTGACTCTGGTGATCGTCGGCGAGACCCTGACCGCCCCCGCAGGGAGCGACTGGTGGGATGACAGAAGCCGTGACGTTCGCAAGGTATTGGAGGAAAACCTGCAAGACGGAATGAACAGAGATATTCAGGATATTCAGGATTAA
- a CDS encoding DNA repair exonuclease: MIRILHTADLHLDAPFPGLGCRAARRQIDFLETFERIITAAIKNEVHLLAIAGDLFDHPRPSPLALGKVQAGLKRLADRGIRTVLLPGTHDNLVAGSSVYRQAEFPGAVLLDQPVQAAPVELTLAGHPVFLYGFAYRNFASQNALDGMQRRSEEGLHIGLLHGSREGSPEWNHRKKDLPFSMSMLKGWDLDYVALGHYHGFEILQEEGRIFGCYPGSPEGKRFGENGPRHCALVTVDPRTARVEPIAVNHRFLEEKELDLTGCTAMSEAVEKILPLANPNLLLRLTMTGTVEIPLDLAALESRCEGDFFYLELRDRTRLFDSAFVRQIEKEETVRGVFVRRTRELMARADGEQRLILDEAFREVLARFKVFAGGDS, translated from the coding sequence ATGATACGCATTCTGCACACCGCCGATCTCCATCTCGATGCCCCCTTTCCGGGGCTGGGCTGTCGCGCGGCGCGACGGCAGATCGATTTCCTTGAAACCTTCGAACGGATCATCACCGCCGCCATCAAGAACGAAGTCCACCTGTTGGCGATTGCCGGCGACCTGTTCGATCATCCCCGGCCCTCTCCTTTAGCTCTGGGCAAGGTGCAGGCCGGCCTGAAAAGGCTGGCCGATCGGGGTATCCGCACGGTACTGCTGCCCGGCACTCACGACAATTTGGTCGCCGGTTCCTCGGTCTATCGGCAGGCGGAGTTTCCGGGGGCCGTGCTCCTCGATCAGCCGGTGCAGGCGGCACCTGTGGAACTCACCCTGGCCGGCCATCCGGTTTTCCTTTATGGGTTCGCCTATCGCAACTTTGCCTCGCAAAACGCTTTGGACGGAATGCAGCGCCGCTCGGAAGAGGGGCTGCACATCGGCTTGCTGCACGGGTCCCGGGAGGGCAGTCCCGAGTGGAACCATCGGAAAAAGGATCTGCCTTTTTCCATGTCCATGCTGAAAGGGTGGGACCTGGATTATGTCGCTCTTGGCCATTACCATGGATTTGAGATTCTGCAGGAGGAGGGCCGGATTTTCGGTTGCTATCCCGGTTCGCCCGAGGGCAAGAGGTTTGGCGAGAACGGACCCCGCCACTGTGCCCTGGTGACCGTGGATCCGAGAACGGCCAGGGTCGAACCGATTGCGGTGAACCATCGGTTTCTCGAAGAGAAAGAACTGGACCTGACCGGGTGTACGGCAATGAGCGAGGCCGTGGAAAAAATCCTCCCTCTGGCAAACCCGAATCTGCTGCTCCGTCTGACCATGACCGGCACCGTCGAGATCCCCCTCGATCTCGCGGCCCTGGAGAGCCGCTGTGAGGGAGATTTCTTCTATCTGGAACTGAGGGACCGCACCCGTCTTTTCGACAGCGCCTTTGTCCGGCAGATCGAAAAGGAGGAAACAGTCCGGGGTGTTTTTGTACGCCGCACCCGGGAATTGATGGCCCGGGCCGACGGCGAGCAGCGGTTGATTCTCGACGAGGCGTTCCGAGAAGTTTTGGCGCGTTTCAAGGTCTTTGCGGGAGGAGATTCATGA
- a CDS encoding AAA family ATPase — protein sequence MILRTVELKHFGKFSERAFDFRRGMNLVVGPNESGKSTLMEAIPAVLFGLRDKDRFKPWGRQGNSEAALALENGGRTLRIERNILTDQVTLVERDDLYQVLYQFEGKAAPQGRSSERKEYYDQLSRLFAVAEESIFRASLFVGQGALELADRGLASRLKTLLSGFLEVDYDRVLESLEEDYFAITRKNPWGKDKTRDRELDEVFERIEHLQQRWIAAQEGIRELESIRKAIRELQDSIETDRREREKGERYLDRVRKHWQLKEKEGGLRRDFVRIDREAGKVGDLEQRRQELESELSKTGLPFEMPPELPVLLTEAEETRKEMVGLQSETNALQEELRKQKNPPTKAPLLISLAVLTVCLLAALLTDGLAVLAWSLFSAAVLGIWGHYFWRFNQKRTERSRLQGQNQILERRRDEARQRLERLKERFEASGLSPSPVELVRMQKNLARHQQLLEKYREVVSALGVLEKSEQLGEERAHVTRELAVLDERMERERPLADDGMLPPEELPEAEEKLQALEESIRRREKELVEFSRREAALEGELGDLQQIEDEGESLKEREILLCRRRDSLAAAIELLSGSVEEFRSNYLNRFAEEVGNRLGMVTGGRYRKVRLDDDFSLQVQVREREWRPIEQFSRGTNDAAYFAVRLALTSHLSQGLNLPLLLDDPLVNQDQERLGETLKVLERLSSEHQIILFSHDDRLLKKAARERWHVVTLNDQPNVTFPAAQERKEDAQQLSFL from the coding sequence ATGATCCTGCGCACTGTCGAACTGAAGCATTTCGGCAAGTTCTCCGAACGTGCCTTCGATTTCCGCCGGGGCATGAATCTGGTCGTGGGACCGAATGAATCGGGCAAATCGACCTTGATGGAAGCAATTCCGGCGGTTCTGTTCGGTCTGCGGGACAAGGATCGCTTCAAACCCTGGGGGCGCCAGGGCAACAGCGAAGCCGCTCTCGCCCTGGAGAACGGCGGCCGCACCCTTCGCATCGAGAGAAATATCCTGACCGATCAGGTGACCCTGGTGGAGCGGGACGATCTCTACCAGGTGCTTTATCAGTTCGAAGGCAAGGCCGCGCCGCAGGGTCGCTCCTCCGAGCGAAAGGAGTATTACGATCAGCTTTCCAGGCTGTTCGCCGTGGCCGAGGAGAGCATCTTTCGAGCCAGCCTCTTTGTCGGCCAGGGGGCCCTGGAACTGGCGGATCGCGGTCTGGCTTCGCGGCTCAAGACTCTGCTTTCCGGCTTTCTCGAAGTCGACTATGACAGGGTACTCGAATCTTTGGAGGAGGATTATTTCGCCATCACCCGGAAAAATCCCTGGGGCAAGGACAAGACCAGGGATCGGGAGCTGGACGAAGTGTTCGAACGGATCGAACATCTGCAGCAGCGCTGGATTGCCGCCCAGGAGGGGATTCGGGAGCTTGAATCGATCCGCAAAGCCATTCGCGAACTGCAGGATTCCATCGAGACCGACCGCAGGGAGCGGGAAAAGGGCGAGCGGTACCTCGACCGGGTTCGCAAGCATTGGCAGCTGAAGGAAAAGGAGGGCGGCCTGCGCCGGGATTTCGTTCGCATCGATCGGGAAGCCGGCAAGGTCGGGGATCTGGAACAGCGGCGGCAGGAGCTTGAAAGCGAACTCTCCAAGACCGGTCTGCCCTTTGAGATGCCGCCTGAACTTCCGGTCCTGCTGACGGAAGCGGAAGAGACCCGCAAGGAAATGGTCGGTCTGCAGAGCGAAACCAATGCCCTGCAGGAGGAGTTGCGAAAACAGAAAAATCCTCCGACCAAAGCACCACTGCTGATTTCCCTCGCTGTCCTGACGGTCTGCCTGCTGGCGGCCTTGCTGACCGACGGGCTGGCGGTGCTGGCCTGGTCCCTTTTCAGTGCTGCGGTGCTCGGAATCTGGGGACATTATTTCTGGCGATTCAACCAGAAACGCACCGAACGCAGCCGTCTGCAGGGACAGAACCAGATTCTCGAACGGCGACGCGATGAGGCCCGCCAGCGGTTGGAGCGGCTGAAAGAACGTTTCGAAGCCTCCGGTCTCTCCCCCTCGCCGGTGGAGCTGGTCCGCATGCAGAAAAACCTGGCGCGGCATCAGCAGCTGCTGGAGAAGTACCGGGAAGTGGTCAGCGCCCTCGGGGTACTGGAAAAATCGGAACAGCTCGGCGAAGAAAGGGCCCACGTGACCCGGGAACTGGCCGTGCTGGATGAGCGGATGGAGCGGGAACGGCCCCTGGCCGATGACGGCATGCTGCCCCCCGAGGAACTTCCCGAGGCCGAGGAGAAACTGCAGGCCCTGGAGGAAAGCATCCGCCGTCGGGAAAAGGAGCTGGTGGAGTTCAGTCGCCGGGAAGCGGCCCTGGAAGGGGAGCTTGGCGATCTGCAGCAGATTGAGGATGAGGGGGAGAGCCTCAAGGAGCGGGAAATTCTTTTGTGCCGGCGGCGGGATTCACTGGCGGCGGCGATCGAACTGCTGTCCGGATCGGTTGAGGAGTTTCGCAGCAACTATCTGAACCGTTTTGCCGAGGAGGTTGGGAACCGGTTGGGGATGGTGACCGGCGGGCGATATCGGAAGGTCCGCCTCGACGACGATTTTTCCCTCCAGGTTCAGGTCCGGGAGAGGGAATGGCGGCCAATAGAACAGTTCAGCCGAGGCACGAACGATGCCGCCTATTTCGCTGTTCGGCTGGCCCTGACCAGTCACCTCAGCCAGGGGCTGAATCTCCCGCTGCTTCTGGATGACCCCCTGGTCAACCAGGACCAGGAACGGCTCGGGGAAACCCTCAAGGTTTTGGAGAGACTGAGCAGCGAACATCAGATCATCCTGTTCAGTCATGACGATCGGCTGCTGAAAAAGGCGGCTCGCGAACGCTGGCATGTGGTCACTCTGAATGATCAGCCGAATGTGACGTTTCCGGCTGCCCAGGAAAGGAAGGAAGATGCTCAACAACTGTCTTTTCTGTAA
- a CDS encoding histidine triad nucleotide-binding protein: protein MLNNCLFCKIIAGEIPGKLVYQDDRIVALQDIAPQAPHHYLLIPRKHLATTLDLGEEDKDLVGHIFLVAARLAEEMGFSDQGFRVVNNCNEGAGQTVWHIHFHLLGGRAFHWPPG from the coding sequence ATGCTCAACAACTGTCTTTTCTGTAAGATCATCGCCGGGGAGATACCCGGCAAGCTGGTTTACCAGGATGATCGAATTGTCGCCCTGCAGGACATCGCGCCGCAGGCTCCGCATCACTATCTGCTCATCCCCCGCAAGCATCTGGCCACCACCCTCGATTTGGGCGAAGAGGACAAGGATCTTGTCGGGCATATTTTCCTGGTGGCGGCCAGACTCGCAGAAGAGATGGGCTTTTCCGACCAGGGATTCAGGGTCGTCAATAACTGCAACGAAGGGGCGGGTCAAACCGTCTGGCATATTCATTTCCATCTGCTGGGCGGGCGCGCCTTCCATTGGCCCCCCGGTTAG